One Cucurbita pepo subsp. pepo cultivar mu-cu-16 chromosome LG09, ASM280686v2, whole genome shotgun sequence DNA window includes the following coding sequences:
- the LOC111801414 gene encoding squamosa promoter-binding-like protein 12 isoform X3, translating into MEWNARPSLQWDWENLTVLNPRISGHGDILHPTNFENKHGINVGSSNSVGDARITGGPFFELGKTSPKNSKSVSQNSLSIEKSRTTKFTLEGFEPTLEDIDNKYKFVETSICSCEPMLSLKLGKQAYFENTSAGNVKKPSVPLMESQATRKRCQNTPSPHCQVEGCNIDLSNAKDYYRKHRVCESHSKSPKVIIGGIERRFCQQCSRFHGISDFDEKKRSCRRRLSNHNARRRKPQSKVISLNPARLSSWDFVERRQIDVFSDKLSLIYPISRTNSAWESELNTRHPQCGQYVLKSEQACGSTGQLNVSRNEMRCVRAMPYHDTSKLVTFKGPATRVLDAAQDLQRALSLLSTDLKGPYEAKLISSDSPNSLSNPNYANQTATSQSPMDLGIQSLPFASVDSGWPIESQVQVQVQVHHPSNEGSGLLQDLQLFKTPCEIGDPGN; encoded by the exons ATGGAGTGGAATGCAAGACCTTCTTTACAATGGGACTGGGAGAACTTAACGGTACTTAATCCAAGAATTTCCGGACATGGGGATATATTACATCcaactaattttgaaaataaacatGGAATAAATGTTGGATCTTCCAATTCAGTTGGGGACGCCAGAATTACTGGTGGTCCTTTTTTCGAGTTAGGGAAAACTTCTCCAAAAAACTCAAAGTCAGTTTCCCAAAATTCATTGTCGATTGAGAAAAGTCGAACAACCAAATTCACACTTGAGGGATTTGAGCCAACTTTAGAAGATATTGAcaacaaatacaaatttgtTGAGACTTCAATTTGCTCCTGTGAACCAATGCTCAGTCTGAAGCTTGGTAAGCAGGCATACTTCGAAAATACTAGTGCTGGAAATGTTAAAAAGCCATCTGTTCCCTTGATGGAATCCCAAGCTACTCGAAAGAGGTGCCAGAATACACCATCCCCTCACTGCCAAGTTGAAGGTTGTAACATAGATCTTTCGAATGCTAAGGATTACTATCGCAAACATAGAGTTTGTGAAAGCCATTCCAAATCTCCCAAGGTCATCATTGGAGGCATAGAGCGTCGGTTTTGCCAACAATGTAGTAG GTTTCATGGCATATCTGATTTTGATGAGAAGAAACGAAGCTGCCGTAGGCGTCTTTCTAATCATAATGCTCGACGTCGTAAGCCACAGTCAAAAGTGATCAGTCTGAATCCAGCAAGGCTATCTTCTTGGGATTTTG TAGAGAGGCGACAGATCGACGTTTTCTCAGACAAATTATCGCTCATCTATCCTATATCTCGTACAAATTCAGCATGGGAATCTGAATTGAACACCAGACACCCACAATGTGGCCAGTATGTATTAAAGTCAGAACAAGCATGTGGTTCGACAGGGCAGCTTAACGTATCAAGGAATGAGATGCGATGCGTGCGTGCTATGCCTTATCACGACACCAGTAAGCTCGTGACCTTCAAGGGACCTGCAACCAGGGTTCTTGATGCAG CTCAGGATCTTCAACgtgctctctctcttctgtcaACTGATTTAAAGGGTCCATATGAGGCAAAGCTCATTTCATCTGACAGCCCTAATAGTCTTAGTAACCCTAATTATGCTAACCAAACCGCCACATCGCAGTCGCCAATGGATCTCGGAATTCAAAGTCTGCCCTTTGCTTCAGTTGATTCAGGATGGCCCATTGAATCGCAGGTGCAGGTGCAGGTGCAAGTCCACCATCCGAGCAATGAAGGCAGTGGTTTGTTACAAGACTTGCAGCTCTTCAAAACACCATGCGAGATTG GTGACCCCGGAAATTAA
- the LOC111801414 gene encoding squamosa promoter-binding-like protein 11 isoform X2, with the protein MEWNARPSLQWDWENLTVLNPRISGHGDILHPTNFENKHGINVGSSNSVGDARITGGPFFELGKTSPKNSKSVSQNSLSIEKSRTTKFTLEGFEPTLEDIDNKYKFVETSICSCEPMLSLKLGKQAYFENTSAGNVKKPSVPLMESQATRKRCQNTPSPHCQVEGCNIDLSNAKDYYRKHRVCESHSKSPKVIIGGIERRFCQQCSRFHGISDFDEKKRSCRRRLSNHNARRRKPQSKVISLNPARLSSWDFERRQIDVFSDKLSLIYPISRTNSAWESELNTRHPQCGQYVLKSEQACGSTGQLNVSRNEMRCVRAMPYHDTSKLVTFKGPATRVLDAAQDLQRALSLLSTDLKGPYEAKLISSDSPNSLSNPNYANQTATSQSPMDLGIQSLPFASVDSGWPIESQVQVQVQVHHPSNEGSGLLQDLQLFKTPCEIGMFSNS; encoded by the exons ATGGAGTGGAATGCAAGACCTTCTTTACAATGGGACTGGGAGAACTTAACGGTACTTAATCCAAGAATTTCCGGACATGGGGATATATTACATCcaactaattttgaaaataaacatGGAATAAATGTTGGATCTTCCAATTCAGTTGGGGACGCCAGAATTACTGGTGGTCCTTTTTTCGAGTTAGGGAAAACTTCTCCAAAAAACTCAAAGTCAGTTTCCCAAAATTCATTGTCGATTGAGAAAAGTCGAACAACCAAATTCACACTTGAGGGATTTGAGCCAACTTTAGAAGATATTGAcaacaaatacaaatttgtTGAGACTTCAATTTGCTCCTGTGAACCAATGCTCAGTCTGAAGCTTGGTAAGCAGGCATACTTCGAAAATACTAGTGCTGGAAATGTTAAAAAGCCATCTGTTCCCTTGATGGAATCCCAAGCTACTCGAAAGAGGTGCCAGAATACACCATCCCCTCACTGCCAAGTTGAAGGTTGTAACATAGATCTTTCGAATGCTAAGGATTACTATCGCAAACATAGAGTTTGTGAAAGCCATTCCAAATCTCCCAAGGTCATCATTGGAGGCATAGAGCGTCGGTTTTGCCAACAATGTAGTAG GTTTCATGGCATATCTGATTTTGATGAGAAGAAACGAAGCTGCCGTAGGCGTCTTTCTAATCATAATGCTCGACGTCGTAAGCCACAGTCAAAAGTGATCAGTCTGAATCCAGCAAGGCTATCTTCTTGGGATTTTG AGAGGCGACAGATCGACGTTTTCTCAGACAAATTATCGCTCATCTATCCTATATCTCGTACAAATTCAGCATGGGAATCTGAATTGAACACCAGACACCCACAATGTGGCCAGTATGTATTAAAGTCAGAACAAGCATGTGGTTCGACAGGGCAGCTTAACGTATCAAGGAATGAGATGCGATGCGTGCGTGCTATGCCTTATCACGACACCAGTAAGCTCGTGACCTTCAAGGGACCTGCAACCAGGGTTCTTGATGCAG CTCAGGATCTTCAACgtgctctctctcttctgtcaACTGATTTAAAGGGTCCATATGAGGCAAAGCTCATTTCATCTGACAGCCCTAATAGTCTTAGTAACCCTAATTATGCTAACCAAACCGCCACATCGCAGTCGCCAATGGATCTCGGAATTCAAAGTCTGCCCTTTGCTTCAGTTGATTCAGGATGGCCCATTGAATCGCAGGTGCAGGTGCAGGTGCAAGTCCACCATCCGAGCAATGAAGGCAGTGGTTTGTTACAAGACTTGCAGCTCTTCAAAACACCATGCGAGATTGGTATGTTCTCTAACAGTTAA
- the LOC111801414 gene encoding squamosa promoter-binding-like protein 12 isoform X1 has translation MEWNARPSLQWDWENLTVLNPRISGHGDILHPTNFENKHGINVGSSNSVGDARITGGPFFELGKTSPKNSKSVSQNSLSIEKSRTTKFTLEGFEPTLEDIDNKYKFVETSICSCEPMLSLKLGKQAYFENTSAGNVKKPSVPLMESQATRKRCQNTPSPHCQVEGCNIDLSNAKDYYRKHRVCESHSKSPKVIIGGIERRFCQQCSRFHGISDFDEKKRSCRRRLSNHNARRRKPQSKVISLNPARLSSWDFVERRQIDVFSDKLSLIYPISRTNSAWESELNTRHPQCGQYVLKSEQACGSTGQLNVSRNEMRCVRAMPYHDTSKLVTFKGPATRVLDAAQDLQRALSLLSTDLKGPYEAKLISSDSPNSLSNPNYANQTATSQSPMDLGIQSLPFASVDSGWPIESQVQVQVQVHHPSNEGSGLLQDLQLFKTPCEIGMFSNS, from the exons ATGGAGTGGAATGCAAGACCTTCTTTACAATGGGACTGGGAGAACTTAACGGTACTTAATCCAAGAATTTCCGGACATGGGGATATATTACATCcaactaattttgaaaataaacatGGAATAAATGTTGGATCTTCCAATTCAGTTGGGGACGCCAGAATTACTGGTGGTCCTTTTTTCGAGTTAGGGAAAACTTCTCCAAAAAACTCAAAGTCAGTTTCCCAAAATTCATTGTCGATTGAGAAAAGTCGAACAACCAAATTCACACTTGAGGGATTTGAGCCAACTTTAGAAGATATTGAcaacaaatacaaatttgtTGAGACTTCAATTTGCTCCTGTGAACCAATGCTCAGTCTGAAGCTTGGTAAGCAGGCATACTTCGAAAATACTAGTGCTGGAAATGTTAAAAAGCCATCTGTTCCCTTGATGGAATCCCAAGCTACTCGAAAGAGGTGCCAGAATACACCATCCCCTCACTGCCAAGTTGAAGGTTGTAACATAGATCTTTCGAATGCTAAGGATTACTATCGCAAACATAGAGTTTGTGAAAGCCATTCCAAATCTCCCAAGGTCATCATTGGAGGCATAGAGCGTCGGTTTTGCCAACAATGTAGTAG GTTTCATGGCATATCTGATTTTGATGAGAAGAAACGAAGCTGCCGTAGGCGTCTTTCTAATCATAATGCTCGACGTCGTAAGCCACAGTCAAAAGTGATCAGTCTGAATCCAGCAAGGCTATCTTCTTGGGATTTTG TAGAGAGGCGACAGATCGACGTTTTCTCAGACAAATTATCGCTCATCTATCCTATATCTCGTACAAATTCAGCATGGGAATCTGAATTGAACACCAGACACCCACAATGTGGCCAGTATGTATTAAAGTCAGAACAAGCATGTGGTTCGACAGGGCAGCTTAACGTATCAAGGAATGAGATGCGATGCGTGCGTGCTATGCCTTATCACGACACCAGTAAGCTCGTGACCTTCAAGGGACCTGCAACCAGGGTTCTTGATGCAG CTCAGGATCTTCAACgtgctctctctcttctgtcaACTGATTTAAAGGGTCCATATGAGGCAAAGCTCATTTCATCTGACAGCCCTAATAGTCTTAGTAACCCTAATTATGCTAACCAAACCGCCACATCGCAGTCGCCAATGGATCTCGGAATTCAAAGTCTGCCCTTTGCTTCAGTTGATTCAGGATGGCCCATTGAATCGCAGGTGCAGGTGCAGGTGCAAGTCCACCATCCGAGCAATGAAGGCAGTGGTTTGTTACAAGACTTGCAGCTCTTCAAAACACCATGCGAGATTGGTATGTTCTCTAACAGTTAA